CAGAAAAAAATGGTACAAAAATTAAAACCATTTTGGCAGAAAACAATCTTAATAAAAACGATGTTGTTATTGGGCCTTTGTATTCAGAAGAAGTAGAAATAGTTGCAAATAAAGTAAATGCACCTGTAATTTTTCCTTTTTATTCTAAAAATCAATCTAAATTTTCTGCATCAAAGTTGATTAAAACATCACCTGAGAAAAAAGTTTTTAGAGAAGAGTTAACTGCTTATATTAAAGATAATTTTACAAAAGGTAATTTAATTTTAGTGGGTGATGGAAAATCAGAATCTAACGCTTCTAATGCCATTATAAAACAAGCTTTACAATCTCATGATTCTATTAGCGTTGTACATATTCTTAAACCCAATAAAGGATATATCGCTAAAGACCGTTTCTTAAAAATTTTGAAACCAAATCAAGAAAATTGGGTGGTTTTAACATCTGGTAATACTATTTTGGTAGCAGATGCTATTAATAGTTTAATTAGTTTGCCAGAAAATACAAGCGTTCGTGTTTTTACATTTAATAAAGGAAAAGCTTTCGATAAAATTGCCAATTTAAAATTAGCCAAAGTTAACCTAACTTATGTTAGTGATGAGTATGTAAATGAAGCTTCAGCATCAACACAACAATTTAATAAGCAATACGCTAAAAAGAACAACGCGTTGCCTTCTTTTTCGGCAACCAAAGGTTTTGATATTACGTATGATGTTTTAATCCGTTTAGCGTCTGGAGATGATTTAAAAGATACTTTTAAAGACGGTGCCTCTTTTAGAGTAGAAAGTAAATTTGATTACTCAAGCAAAGCATTTGGAGTTTCAGAAAATAAAGGACTATTTATCGTTCAATATAATAAAGATTTAAGTTTAACTAGATTAAAATAGAAAGCTCTTAGCGTAAATAGGAAATAGTTTTTTTAGAAGCTATTTCCTGCTTTCACTACTCGCTTTTTTAGTACTGATAAAAATCAGTACTAAAAAGAGCTCAAACAAACCGTTCAATCAGGGCTAAGCTCTTTTAGAAGCCAATTGTATAAAGAGTATTTTAAGTTTTAATAAGAAAGTATTAGTCATAAAAAAATCCGCTGAAAAGCGGATTTTTTTTATATTATTAGAAACAAAATAGATTAGATTTTTTTCATCTGTTGTTTCATCATTCCCATTTGTTCTTTAAGCATACCGTGTTTGTCTAATTTTTTAGCCTCCGCCATTAAATTAATAGCTTCACGTTTACGTCTTTTTGTCATTGCAATACCAGCTAATTGTAATTTTGCCATTGCTAAATCATGATCCATTGGTAAACCTAATTTTATGGCTTTACGTAAAAATTTTTCGGCTTGTGTAATGTTTGTTTGGCTTAAAATAATACCGTGTAAATAGTTATAATACCCTTGTTGTTTTACTATTAAAGCCGCTTCTGGGTTTTTAATATATCCTAACCATTTCTTAGTACCTTCAAAATTTTGTTTACGCAATTGTAAAAAAGCCATTAAAATAAATTCGTTTTTAAAGTATAGCAAAACAAAAATTCCGGCTAATAATAAGATAGAAATTCCGTTCATTATATTTCCCTGACTGAATTGATACACTGCCCAAGCAGTAAGTAAACCTGCAATAGCTAATTTTATATTTTTATGAAACATATTGTTTTTTAATGTTAATTAAATCGAAAGCAAAAATACATTTTATTGCGAAACTTTATCGTTACTTTTTAAAGTATTTCTTGTATTTAAACGATGCTATAATGGTTAGTATTACTAACGCTGTAATATAATAATAAGCCTCTCTTGGTGTTATCGCTTTATCTCCACTAGCATAAGAATGCAATCCAGATAAGTAGAAGTTTACTCCAAAGTAAGTCATCATTATAGATAAATACGCAAAGGCAGCTGCAAAATTAAAAGCAAGTCTACTACGTAAACCAGGTATTAAGCGCATGTGTAAAACAAAAGCATAAATCATGATAGAAATTAATGCCCAGGTTTCTTTTGGATCCCAACCCCAATAACGTCCCCAACTTTCATTAGCCCACATACCACCAAGAAAATTACCAACCGTTAGCATTACCAAACCAACCGTAACGGCCATTTCTGTAATAATGGTTAATTCTTTAATATTAAGATCCATTCTCTTCTTATTCTTTTCTGTAGTAAAAGCAATAAGTAGTAAAGAAACAATACCCAAAATCATTCCTAAAGAAAGTGGTCCATAACTAGCTGTAATAATAGAAGTATGTACTAAAAGCCACCAAGAGTTTAGTACAGGTTGTATATTGGCAATGGCAGGGTCTAACCAGTTTTGACCAGCAAAAAATAATGTAATTGCAGCTAAAAACGTAGCTGCTGCAATTGTTAAAGCAGATTTTCTTCCAATAAGTAGTCCAAATAACATGGTTGCCCAAGCAACAAAAATAATGGATTCATAAGCATTTGTCCAAGGTGCATTTCCACTAATATACCATCGAGCAATTAAACTAAAAGTATGTGCAATAAATAAAGATATAATAACAGCTATAAATACTTTTACAATAATATCAATCCATTTTTTAGAACTAAAAATTTGCCATAAAACAAAAATGATTAAAAGAAAACTAGCATAGCCATAATATTTTGTAAGCTTTTGAAATGGTTCAATCTTATTATAAGAAATCTCTAAATTGATTCTTTTTTCTGATGGATATACTTCTGCTCCAAATTTCTTTTGAAATTTTTTAATTCCGTCTAAAATTTGGTTTGCTTTTGTATAATCTTTGGTTTGTTTTGCCTCTTGTAAAAGTTGAACGTAAACAGGTAAAGATTGACGAACAAATACAGAATCTGTAGCCTTAAAACCGGCCGTTGAGGTTTCTGGTTGAGAAACCCATTTGTTGTTATCGTCGTTAGGTATTGGGTAAATACGTAAAATACCACCACCAATGGCACTGTATAGTAAACCTACTCTTTTATCAATTTTAATTAAATCTTTTTCAAACTTATTTTTTACATTCTTTTTTTGTGCTTCTGCAACTTGTTCTTTTATTTTATAGGCTCCTGTTGGTGTTATGAAATCGGATAAACGAGCATATGTTGCGTCTTGTGAAAGTTTTAAAGTTTCTCTAATTTGCGTATTCCCTTTTTCTAGGTAAATTACAGGAACCTCAAACCAAAAACGAGGGTTTTCTATAATAGATAACAAAACCTGACTCGGTTGCATGCCGTTAAAGGTTTCTGTTTTACTAACTTTTCTAACCAATTCAGAAGCAAATGTGTGAGCCGGTTTCATTCGTCCACCTGCATCTTGTATTACTAGTTTGTTAAAACTTTCGGCATGGTTTATATCAACTAAATTTGCTTTTAAAACAGAGTCTATTTGTTGATTTGTAATGTTGTTTTTTTGATGCGCTTCGTGTTGCCCAAAACTAAAACTAGAAATTAATAATGTTGCCACGATAGACATGGTCATTTTTTTCTTTCTAATTTTTCGTAACCCTTTTTTTAAGTCGTTAAAACGTGTGTTTTTATCAAAAAGCATACTAATTAAACCTGTGTATAATAAAGAATACCCCAAATACGTAATAAAAGTTCCTAAAAAATCGTGGTTTACAGACAAGTGTGTTTCTTCTCTAGGACCTGATAAATCGTAACTAGATTGAAAAAATTTGTATCCTTTATGGTCTAAAATATGATTCATAAAAATTCTATAATCAAAAGTTTCTTCGGTATCTATTACCGTTACCTCACTTGCATAAGATGCAGCACTTTCTGAGCCAGGGTATTTTTCTAATTGAAAGTCGTTTAGCTTTATAGAAAAAGGAGTTTCTAGTATTTTAGCACCGTATAACATTCTAAAATTTAAACCACCAACAGAAAGCTCTTTAGAACCCGCAGCGTTATATTTACCACCTGCTAATTCTATTCTTTTTGTTTCGTTTTTGCTTTTAACATCTAAAACAATTACATCTAAATTGTTACTATCTTTAGCACCGCTAATGGTTTTCATAACACCTTTCTCAGCAGGTTTAGGGATTACAAATTGTAAACCAGCAATGTTATTTAAGGTTAAGTATTGAAAATTCTGTACGGAATCTTTTATAATATTTCCTCTTTTTTGATCGGCCATTCTAAACCAATCACCATCATTCTTAGATATTATTTTTAATCCACCATCTTTATTTATAAAGTTAACAGAGGCATTATTATCTGGGGCTTCAAAACCAACTAAAACTCCGTGGATATTTTGAATAGTACCTTTTTTAATCCAGTGTTCATGACGCGTTCCTTCTGAAGATTCTACAAAAAATAAATGATCAACACCATTTTTGTCTTCTACTAATTTCTTTTCTGCTTTCGGAATATAATCAACTAGTTCGAAACTAAAGTCTTGTGTACTGTCTTCATTTTTAAAACTATCTGTATACGACCAAGAGTTTTTACCCCACGCAGATAATAATAAAGGTTTGTTTATTTCTGGTTTTTGAACCTTACCATTATCAACAATTACATTTAAATAAGTAGTTTCAGATAAAAATTTATTGGTAGATTGTCCTTCTTCGATCATCATAATACCCTCGTAACCAATATAACGTGTAACTCCAGCACCAATTATGATAAAGAAAAAAGCCAAATGAAACATTAAAACAGCCCATTTTTCTTTTTTATACAATCTATATCTAAATATGTTTCCAAAGAAGTTGATAACAAAGAATATCATAATAGCTTCGAACCACCAAGTGTTATAAACAAGTGCTTTAGAGGTTTGGGTGCCAAAATCATTTTCTATAAATGTGGCAACTCCCATTGCCGCAGCAAAAACGATAAATAAGACAGCCATTAAACGTGTTGAGTAAAGTATACTAAGAATTTTTTTCATCCTTCTGAAGTGCTTTTTTTAAAAGAGCTACAAATTTAAGCATAAAAGCACAAATGAACTTCTAGATACCGGTATATTTATGTGTCAAAAGTTTTAAAGAAATCATAAAGTTTATGTCTAAACATCATATTA
The nucleotide sequence above comes from Polaribacter butkevichii. Encoded proteins:
- the ccsA gene encoding cytochrome c biogenesis protein CcsA codes for the protein MKKILSILYSTRLMAVLFIVFAAAMGVATFIENDFGTQTSKALVYNTWWFEAIMIFFVINFFGNIFRYRLYKKEKWAVLMFHLAFFFIIIGAGVTRYIGYEGIMMIEEGQSTNKFLSETTYLNVIVDNGKVQKPEINKPLLLSAWGKNSWSYTDSFKNEDSTQDFSFELVDYIPKAEKKLVEDKNGVDHLFFVESSEGTRHEHWIKKGTIQNIHGVLVGFEAPDNNASVNFINKDGGLKIISKNDGDWFRMADQKRGNIIKDSVQNFQYLTLNNIAGLQFVIPKPAEKGVMKTISGAKDSNNLDVIVLDVKSKNETKRIELAGGKYNAAGSKELSVGGLNFRMLYGAKILETPFSIKLNDFQLEKYPGSESAASYASEVTVIDTEETFDYRIFMNHILDHKGYKFFQSSYDLSGPREETHLSVNHDFLGTFITYLGYSLLYTGLISMLFDKNTRFNDLKKGLRKIRKKKMTMSIVATLLISSFSFGQHEAHQKNNITNQQIDSVLKANLVDINHAESFNKLVIQDAGGRMKPAHTFASELVRKVSKTETFNGMQPSQVLLSIIENPRFWFEVPVIYLEKGNTQIRETLKLSQDATYARLSDFITPTGAYKIKEQVAEAQKKNVKNKFEKDLIKIDKRVGLLYSAIGGGILRIYPIPNDDNNKWVSQPETSTAGFKATDSVFVRQSLPVYVQLLQEAKQTKDYTKANQILDGIKKFQKKFGAEVYPSEKRINLEISYNKIEPFQKLTKYYGYASFLLIIFVLWQIFSSKKWIDIIVKVFIAVIISLFIAHTFSLIARWYISGNAPWTNAYESIIFVAWATMLFGLLIGRKSALTIAAATFLAAITLFFAGQNWLDPAIANIQPVLNSWWLLVHTSIITASYGPLSLGMILGIVSLLLIAFTTEKNKKRMDLNIKELTIITEMAVTVGLVMLTVGNFLGGMWANESWGRYWGWDPKETWALISIMIYAFVLHMRLIPGLRSRLAFNFAAAFAYLSIMMTYFGVNFYLSGLHSYASGDKAITPREAYYYITALVILTIIASFKYKKYFKK
- a CDS encoding LysM peptidoglycan-binding domain-containing protein, whose translation is MKHVKFFVFLCILTFTVSCGQQKKYVQYKVKEGETMRAIAQRLDMKTSDLLRLNPDVGRKPEANSVIVIPNKKIKASNSITKGKTVDDKITEAAKNEAALKNKEEELLNELKKNFVVYEVKKGDTFYSLTRFYNVSQENLIALNPILSEGLKVGQHIKIKAIEAGDTSENYIYEDVIERNISLKVALLLPFSAKEHSGTESKDIFQRSKLANMVTDFYLGAEIAIDSLRKQGINIDLNVFDTEKNGTKIKTILAENNLNKNDVVIGPLYSEEVEIVANKVNAPVIFPFYSKNQSKFSASKLIKTSPEKKVFREELTAYIKDNFTKGNLILVGDGKSESNASNAIIKQALQSHDSISVVHILKPNKGYIAKDRFLKILKPNQENWVVLTSGNTILVADAINSLISLPENTSVRVFTFNKGKAFDKIANLKLAKVNLTYVSDEYVNEASASTQQFNKQYAKKNNALPSFSATKGFDITYDVLIRLASGDDLKDTFKDGASFRVESKFDYSSKAFGVSENKGLFIVQYNKDLSLTRLK